The Atribacter laminatus genome contains the following window.
TTTGCTTGATTTGACATATTCGTTATCCTTTCTTAGGTTTTTAACTTAGAGACATATTGTTTCGAAAAAAAATATGGTTTTTTTGAAGTAGTGTTGTCAATATTTTCGGTTATTCATTGAAAATGGAAAAAATGCTTTTTTAGAAGTTTTTTCCCATCCAAAACTGATATTAAATGAAAGAAAACAGTTGACTTATAGTTTTATTGAGTGTTTTATATTCATGGTATTTTTCATTATACACTTTATTCATTTCTCTATTTGGAGAAAATTCCTGATATTCTAAATTTCGATTGACAGCATCAATACCTTCTTCGAAATTTGTAAATATACCGACTCCGATACCGGAAAGAATAGCTGCTCCTAAACAGCCGGCTTCCACATTTTTTGAAGATAATATTGTTTTACCGGTAATATCCGCTTTTAATTGAAGCCAAAAGTTTGATCGTGACGCTCCGCCCACCGATTTCATTTTATGAATTGTAGTTCCTGATATAGATTCCATCAGTTCGAGATTGATCCTCATTTCGTAAGTTATCCCTTCGAGAACAGACCGTGCTATGTCATTTTTGTTCGTTGCTAAAGTCAAACCATAAAAAACACCTTTCGCGTTTGGGTTCATAGTTGGATTTCCACTCCCTGATAAATAGGGAATGAAATAAAGATTTTTAGGATGGCTTGGCATGTTCGCTTCAATCACTTGATAAACATTCTCTTGAGAGTCTTTTGTTTGATCATTATTTGTTTGGAAAAAATTGTCTTTAAACCATTGATAGGCAGCACCAGCAGTTAAAACTTGAGAAAAAGAGCAGTAGGTATTGGGATAGCAATGGTTATAACAGCAAATTTTTGCATTGAACATGGTCTCATTGAGGTGAGGTTGTGAAAATGGGACAAGAATGACTTCAATGGTACCAGTTGTGTCCAAGGCCGAACCTTCAGAAACGACACCCATACCAATTGCTCCACAAGGTTGATCATGCCCTCCGCAGATAATTTGGGTTTTTTCTGAAAGAGCAGTTTCTTTGGCAACTTTTTTACTGAGATGGCCAATGGAGATGCCCGAAGGACAGGGTCGAGAAAGCTGATCTTCCCGTACAGAGCAAAGGTTTAAGATTTTCTCATTCCAGGATTTTTGATGTAAATCGAAAAACAGAGTTCTTGCCGCGCTTGAATAGCTAATTGTATAATCTGCCCCCAAACGAGACGCAATAAAATCTTCATAACATAAAAACTTTACTGTTTTATCAAATATTCGAGGATAATGATTCTTTAACCATAATATCTTACAGGCTGAGTAGGTTGAATGAATCGGCATACCGGTTGTTTTAAAGACCCATTTTTCTCCGAGTTTTTCACTCAAAAAGGTTGTTTCACGCGCAGACCTGGTATCGAAAGCCAGAAGGCTGTTATGTAAGGGAACCAATTGGTGATCAAAGGGAGTAACTGTATCTCCCATGGCGGAAATGCTGATTGCTTTTATATTCCGTTTGTTATCCAGAGAGGCGAGTTCATTTAAGATTGAGACTATAGCTTCCCAAACCTGGTTAGGAGTAAGTTCAAAGTGGCTTTTACTTTTTGAGGAAACCGCATATCCTCGATAGGACTTACCAATAACCTGGCCTCGATTTGATAGCAGAATACCTTTTGCCGAAGAAGTGCCAATGTCTAATCCGATAACACTCATACCATTCACAACTTTCATTTTAATTGAAAAAACAACGAGACTTCACTGGAGAATCTCGTCTTTTCTATTTTATCATCGAATTTTAAAATGGGATTAACCTTGCTTGAGAAAGATGGGAATATTTTCTATCCTGGGAATCCCATCAAATACATTCCACCATTGAGGAGTGATTCAGGGGTGTGTGCCTTTCAATAGTCGCCCTGAGCGATGCTTTACCGCGTAAGGATCTCATCTGACACTGAAGGTATCATCCTGAGGATTCGTATTGAGAAGCCGTGAGGACCTCATCTTTACGTCTTTTTCTCGCCCTCTCCCCCTCGCACCTTTGCCACCTCTGCTTTTTCATTGCTATCTGGTGCCGCGAATAAGCAAGAAAATCTGTTCTGTAAATACAATGAAAGAGGATGGTAGGAATAAATTCTTTCTGTGTTAAGGAATTGTGTAAATCACTGAAAAGGAGCTGTTAATGGCTATTGGGTTTGTTTAAGAACGGAATAAATGGAAGGATTCCCGGTAAAAATGAGAATCCTTCCATTTAAAACAAAACGTATTTATAGAAATTTATTGATGGGTAGGTGGTGGAGGGCTATAGGGTGGAAGAGGGCTGGGTGTTGGAGTTGGATAGACTTCGGTACATTTAATCGTTACTGAAAAACAGGCGGTTTCTTTTTGATAGGTTGCATCTTTGGGAGTAAATTCCCATGACCCAACTAAAGGGATATCATTAGCTGAAGTCTCAATGTCAGTAACATCTAAAAAAGTGACAGTAGAATCAAGGTCAGTTTTTTTCAAGCTCCATTTATTCCAAAAACTTCCATCAGTACAAGGGAGTGTTTTGATGAGATTAACAATTATACTTGTACTGGTTGTGACCGGCGATACATCAACGACCCATACACCGGTTTCCGGGCTTCCCTTAGCTATTAAGGTTTGGGTTTCACCACCAGCGACAACGTGAACTGTCACTTTTTTTTCAAAATTGCAATTACCCTCGACAGTTAAGGTATAATCGGTGGTGGCTAGAGGACTCACATTTTGAGAACCAGATAAGGCTGTAAATGGTCCATAAGATGTTCCGAATTCAGAGGTAATTTTTATTGAGGTTACATCGCTTGAAACATTCCAGTATAGAACGGCTGTTTCGCCGGGACAGATAAGGACTTCGGACGGACATTCGTTAATCTCATTTGGGGATGGTGCTCCGATAAGAGTGGCAGCACAAAACCGAGCCCATGTTGTACATACTTCAGGAGTGCAGCTATTCATAAGGAAAGTGAAACCAACAAGGGAAACGACGAAAATGATTAAAATTAAAATTTTTATGAAATGATATAATTTAAAACTCAAGACCTTTCCCCCCTTTAAAAAATCAAACTACTTATATATTTAAATACGAAAAAAATGGAATAGGGTTAACAGGGGGGTCAAGAGGGGGAAAAAAAGACCACGGAATCTAACGAACCTTCCTACCTTCATCTCACCAAGGAAATTATATGGCCACTCAACTCCCTCAGTGTTTCAGAACCGGACTTCCTTCTCTCCTGGTAGAGAGGTTTCGAACACTCACTTTCGCAAGGGAGGTTCTTTTTTCCAATTCTCCGGTTCTCCGATTCCTCAGAATCCGTGGTGTTAATATATTATCTTTAACTTATAAAAATGTCAAATTGTAGATGATTAAAAAAACCTTGATTATAGCCATTTATTAATGGATAAAATCCTTAAAACCCTTCCTTGACCAGCAAAACGCAATTCAAAACAAAAAACTTTAGTTCCCTTTCCTCTTGGCCTATTTGCTTCTCTTTTAAGTTTCAGGATACCTTCTTTCCGGCTCGCGAATTTTTCCATTGTTACCAATTTCGTAAATTGTTCCTAAGGATGCTTCGGTATCAAGATAATAAAATTCGTCCTCATCGAATTTTCCACTTTGAATGACTTCAATACCCTTTTTCTTAAACTCTACAAGGGCTTTATGACAATCCTCATAAAATAATTTTATATGGTGTAGACCTTCGCCTTTTTTCTCCAAAAACTCATCGTAGACACTGCGACCGGTTAATGGCTGCATGAGTTCAATTTGAATGCTTCCAGCCCAAGTAACGGCAAGGAGATATTTGTGGTTAGAAGGTTTCCCCCTTACCATAGAATCTCGGACATCTGGAGGTCCAAAGGTGTAAATATCCCAAGGACCAATATGAAAAGCTTCCCAAAAATATTTCATCGCAGCATCAAGATCTTTTACTACATGAGCAACTTGGATGACATCGCCATCTTTCATACTTTTTACCTCCCTTTCATTGAAAATATCAGTATAATATTAATATGTTGCCTCTATCTATTGAGCCAATTAATGGCTGGAAATCGCTTTTTTTCGAGATTTGGATTTTTCATTAAAGTAATTTATTGCAAGGACTGCAATGATAATAAAACCCCACATAGCTCTGATGAAAAAAGGATCCATACGTAATAAATTAACCCCACTGGAAATAACTTGCAGAATAACCACCGAAACGACCATACCAGACACCTTACCGACTCCTCCAGAAGGATCTACACCACCCAAGAAGCAGGCAAGGATAGAAACCAGGAGATAGGACTCAACATAGTTGGCTTTTACCGAGTTGAGCTGGCCAATCATGATGAAGGCAGTAATAGCTGAAAAAAGAGACGAGAGCAAGAATCCCTTAAGAATAATGGATTTGGTATCGATATTTGAAAATTTAGCTGCTGTATAATTGGAACCTAACATATACAGACTGTAACCAAAAGTTGTTTTATCCAAAATAATGTATAAGATAAAAGTAAAAATAACAAATATATAAAATGGTATTGGGATTCCGAGGAATAAACCATTTCCTATGGTAATCAGAGACTTAGGGAAACCGGTTAGAGTATATCCCTTGGTGAGAACAATATTTACTCCATTTAAAAGGGTCATAGTGCCGAGCGTTGCTAACATATCGGGTACCCTTAAATAACCGGTTAAAAAACCACTCAAAAGACCAGCACCCATAGCGGCAAGAATACCCATAGTCATTGAAATGATGACCAACAAACCTGATGCTTCTGTTGGGTTCCCTCCGGTGAGGTGGCGAAGAGCCAGAGCTGTGATTATTCCAGTGATTTAACTATTTGATAATTTGTTTTCACATAGTCTTATCAGTAAATTTAAGCGATTCAATAAAGTGTTTTTCAATTGGCAAAAAAGAATTCCAGAGTGAGTCCTTAGCTGCTAAAAAAATGAGCAGATTTTCTTGTTCAGCGTTGACTTTTTCAAAAAAGTAAAAACGAGCCCGAACCTTGTTTTGAACGTAATGCCCTTCAATAAATTGAGCCATTTTGTTATCAATAATAAGACTATTTTCGTGATCAATAATTAAGTCCTCTTTTACTGGATCAAGAGAGCTTACTTTCATTACCGAAATAATACCATCAGGCAGGTTGGGATCTTCGCCGACATACCATCCACCAAGATTCATATTATCAGTTTCCGTGGATTTCCAGTGTTGAGGAATTTCAAAGGTAAAGTTTCCTCTTTGGACAGATATCCATTCACCAATCTCAAAGGGATTTAATTTATCATTATGGGATGGAGATACAGATACTGTAAACATCGATTGAATTTCTTCATCGCTAAGCACTCGATTGTAAACTCTCACTTCGTCGATGAGTCCATCGAAGAATTCAGAAAAGTCGGCTGGATTATCTCCTAAGGTAAAAGTATTGTTGCTAATCACACCGGTTACACCAGTGGTTCCGTAGGAGATTTTTTCTCCATTTTTATAAAAAATAACATCGGTTGGGGTAAACACGACTGCAAGAAACTGCCATTGGTCCAAATCAACACTTTGTCCGGTTGCCCAGTCAGAACCGCCGATAAAAACGCTCCATCCATCGTTTTCAATCAGGAGCGAACGATCATATCCGCCATCGTCATGAGACCAAATCTGTCTGCGTCCATTACCAGAACGGGGATACACCCAGCAAGTAATCGACAATATTGGTATTTTTTCCGGGTTGATGTCAAGAGGTGTTATAACTGTACTGTCTATTCCATTGAAATCATATGCCTTTCCAAATTTCCCCAGAACGATTTTAGTAGAAGTTGAGAATCCATGATTTCCCGAGCCACTCATATCTTGGGAATCATTATCGAAAGGGAGATAAAGAACCATACCGGTTTCCGGAGAAAGTGAACCAATTGGTGGGGAAGGGGGTAATATCGGAGATTCTTGATCAATCACAGTAAAGGGATCGCTGATTGCCAGTCGGGTATACCCATCGTTAATAAAAAAGCGAGCATCATATTCTCCGGGTTCGGAAGGAACCTCAAAAGTGAGTGAACCCTCTTTTTTCCCGTCGGTATATTGCCAGGTTAGATAATCCCTATCAGAGGCATCTTTTTTGTATAAACCAATCCAATCTCTTTCATTAGTCGAAGCATTGAAGAAAGACACAGTTATAGTCTGGCCAGGCTTAAATACTTTATTGTTTAGCGACAAGCTGGGTTGGGGAAGAACTATTTTAAAGGACACCGAGGCAATTTCTTTACCATTGGAATCGGAGTCGTGCATACGAAAATCGTATTCTCCTGGTTCAGAAGGTGCAGTAAAGACCATTTCTCCTTGTGTTTGTCCAGATAAATATTGATAGGTTAAATCATTTTGATCGTTAACATTTTCATCACCATGTGGAATGTCGGAGGGAATGATTCCAATCCAAGCGCTGGATTCAAGTCCAGGAGGAGCAAAAAATAGGAGTTTAATTTCTTCGCCAGGGGAGAAGCTATCTTTTTCTAACTGAAGTTTAGTATGAACAGTTGATTTTTTAACCAAGAAAACAGCGCTTTTACCAAGTAAAGTCATCCCGTCATTTTCAAATATACGAACGTTGTATTCTCCTTCCTCTTCGGGAGCAGAAAGAGTTATGGTTCCAGAAGTTTTCCCATCTAAATATTTCCAGGTGAGGTAATCCCGATCGGAAGCAGAATTTTTGTAAAGACCAATCCAGTCCTTTGGATTGCCAGGTACTCCTCTAAATTCGATGTTGAATTCGGTAGCGGGGTAAACCGGTTGTTTTGGTATATTGATAGTCACACCTGTTTCAGGGATGGTAATTTTTATTGATTCTAAGATTTGGTTGAAAACCGGTTCGGCTTCTGACCATAGAAAATTGCGACTACCAGCTATGAAACCATAGGTTTTCTCAGTATGTAAAGGATTTTTCGAAAGTAATAGCCATATTTTTATGTTTGAGTCTGGAATCTGTCCTTCTATGAAACGAAATGGAACTTCGTTTATTATTTTCTCACTTTCCCGTTCTATGGTCATATAATTTAATTGATTTTCGATATCGGCTGTATTGATAATTCCAAAAGCAATATCTGGATCAGAAGGGTCTCCCTGGTACCAACCAACCATTTCTTCGTCGGGGGGCATTGGTTGCCAGTTTTTGGGAATTGTTAAAGTTGTAAAATCAATAGTCACCTCTTCCCAACCGCTGACCTCAACTTTTATTTTTTTGGCTTCAAAAATTTCACTTTTACCTAGTAATTTCATGCCATCATTAGCAAAACCCCGGAATTGATAAGCTCCTTCTTCTGCGACGGGATTGAAAATGAGAGAGCCCTTGTTTAAGCCGTTTAGATATTGCCATTCAAGGTAATCCCGGTCGGACGCATCAGCTTTATATAGCCCAATCCAGTCTTTGGGGTTTACTAAATCTGAACTAAACTCAATGGTAATTGGTTCACCAGGACGAACCGGTAAAGATTCCACATTTATTAACAGATTTTGTTCACTTTCTTGGGCGAAAAGAAAGGAACTGATGAAAAGCATGGTCATCAAGAACAAAAAGAGGATAAACGATTTGAAAAACCATCGTGATGAATACATTCGATTTCCCTCCCTCAGGTTTTTTTGAGATATAAATCGGATTTCAGGAACTAAGACTTTGATATACTATTTCTATTATAATAGTTGAGAGTAAAAAAAAGTAACCCACTCCGATAATTTTTTCTCATTAATTTAAAAATACGATAAAATTGAAAAGAGAAGATTTGGTAGATTACCAATTATTTAAGTAAAATAGTTCAAAATTAACCTATCTTGGGGGAATATAAATTGATTAACATACCAGTATTTCAAATCGATGCCTTTACCGATAAACCTTTTATTGGGAATCCAGCTGCAGTGTGTTTGTTGATGGAAGAAAAAAGTGATGAATGGATGCTGAATGTGGCTCGAGAAATGAATTGTTCTGAAACAGCATTTTTGCTCAATAAAGAAATGGGAATATCGTTGAGATGGTTTAGTCCCAAAACTGAAGTCGGTTTGTGTGGCCATGCAACCTTAGCCAGTGCCCATGTTCTCTGGGAAAAAGGGATTGTCCCCAGAAATGAGGAAATTTTATTTTTCACCAAGGGAGGTTTATTAACGGCTCAATATAAAGAGGGTTGGATAGAGCTTAATTTTCCAGCCATTGAAGAAAAAAAAGTGCTTCCTTCAGAAATATTGCTTGATGCCCTAAAAGTACCGGTCCTTTATGTTGGAAAAAGTAAATACGATTACTTGGTGGAAATTGAGACCGAAGAGATATTAAAAGACATGAACCCAGATTTTGAAACGTTAAAAATAGCAGTACCTCGAGGAGTTATCGTTACTTGTCAATCGGATCGACCAAAATATGATTTTATTTCTCGGTTTTTTGTTCCTTCTTTGGGAATCAATGAAGACCCGGTAACCGGATCGGCTCATTGTGTATTAGGCCCTTACTGGCAGAAAAAGCTCAATAAGTCCGAACTAATCGCCTACCAAGCTTCAGAGAGAGGTGGGGTTATCAAAGTCAAAATTGATGATGATCGGGTTTATATCAGTGGTAAAGCGGTTACCATTACTGATGGAGTTCTCTTGGTGTAGCTTTCAAAAAAAGATTTGACTAGGTGCTATTTTGAAAAAATAAGTTTTTCACAGCATCAAACGACGTAACTATAGAATAAGGATATTTTTCCTTATCACTGTATTTTTCTTAATCTTGGTCCTTTCACTGATCATTGATCTCTAAGTATTTCTTCATACTCAGGAACGCTATCTCTGCTAACCAGAGCCAGAATACCTCCTATAATAAATAAAACTCCTGGAACGATAAAACCGACTAAGAGAAAAACATATCCAGCAATGGCGGAAATAAGAAGAAAAACTCCTGCTAATTGATGCCGTTTCTTCACGTTTATTCCAGCAATTAAGCCAATAATGGCAAAGACCAGAGCACCGATTCCTCTTGCAACGACCATATCCCCAAATAAGGGTAAGAGACGATGAATATTCATAGGAACCTCAACTTCGTTAGGCATTATAGTTCCTACAAATTGCATGGCAATTCCGGCTATTATAACCACCGCAGAAAATATCATTCCTAAAATGCCACCAACTATTCCTAAAATTGTGGCAGTATTCCTCATGCAATGAACCTCCTAATCATTTCTTGGTATAGAGTTTAACTGATTAGAGCTTTTCTTTAAATAGGAAAAGGAAAAGGTAATAAATATTATTTGACTTTGAACTATCAGATGAGATCCCCATATCCTCGAAAAACGAAAGCTCAAGATAACTTTAGTATTTATATCAAACTAAATCTTCATTAAAGCAAATCCATTTTTATTACCTTTTTATCAATTCAAGATCTTCGAATAGATTTAAAAAGAAAAATTAACACTATTAAAATTCTTAAAAATGACGATATTCGTATAAAATAGAAGATAGTTTTCTGTTATTAAAAGGAGAGTTTTAATAGTGAAAACAAGTTATTCTAACATTTCCTCTTTTTTGGCTTAATTATTATGCTTTAACTATTACAATATTGATTAATTTATTCCTTATTCCTAGTTCAGCAAAAAGATAAATTATAAACTCGGTTTTAGCTTTGAGGTGAGGAGGAACATTTAAAATGATTTTTGGTGCTTGTTTCATAAACAAAAAAATTTGGTTGATCTTTCTTATTTGTGGATTTCTCATTGTATATTTCGGATTGAGGGCTATAAATCCAAGCTGTATGGCATTAGCAAACCCGGAGAACGATACAAAAGTCACCTATCATACTTTGTTGATCAATAATAATGAAGAAATCACCTATTCGGCAACGGTTGGTTTCATCCCGATTATTGACCAAAAAAACCAAACCGAGCAAGCTCGAATTTTTTATATTGCCTATAACCGACAAGGAATTGAAAATTTGGAAAAACGTGCAGTTACTTTTGCCTTTAACGGAGGACCGGGAGCGGCATCAATGATGCTTCATCTAGGAGCTTTAGGTCCACGAGTAGTGGAAAAAAGTGCTGATGGAACCAGGTTGATAGCTCCACCTTTTCGATTGGTTGATAATCCTAATACTCTAATAGATATTACTGATCTGGTTTTTATCGATCCAGTAGGGACTGGCTATAGTCGGGTAACTGATGGAACTGATCCAACCCAGTTTTGGGGAGTTAATGAAGATATACATTGTGTTGCTCAATTCATCCAATTGTACTTGAATAAAAACGGGAGGAGCACATCACCGGTTTTTATAGCTGGGGAAAGCTATGGTGGAGTTCGAGGAGCAGGACTAGCTAAAGTTCTTCAAGATATTGGAGTATACCCATCAGGTTTGATATTCATATCACCGGTTTTTGATTTAGGAACGATTCAGTGGAGTTCATTAGACGATCGTGCTTTAGCGCTCACCATTCCTACTTATGCAGCCGCTGCCTGGTATCATAAAAAAATTGATCCAGATTACCAGGGAGATTTGGATTTGGTGTTGCGAGAAGTCAGAGCTTGGGTTGAAGACCATTATTTAAAGGCACTCTGGAAGGGAAGTGCTATGAATGAAGAAGAGAGAGATAAAATTGTTGAAAAATTAAGTCAATATACTGGTATTGCCGAGGATTTCATTCGGGAAAAAAATTTAAGAGTCTATGAAGATGATTTTGCTTCCGAGTTGCTCAACAATGCTGGTTTAGCACTGGGTATTTATGATATCAGGGTAACCTTTCCTGGAGACTATACCGATGAAGATGATCCTAGTTACTTTTTGATAGGCGGTCCTTTTAAGTCTTGCATGGCCAATTATCTTAAAGATGATCTTCAATTCGAAAGCAACCTTTCCTATCTTTCTGGTTCAGCAGAAGTGTATGAAAAATGGAATTGGGAATCGGGGCGTCCAGCATCAAAGTATGAGGGAACAGTTAGCCTCGGGTATCCAGATATAAGTGATCAATTATCCAAATCAATGCACCGTAGTGATTTTTTGAAGGTTTTTATTGCCAGTGGGATATATGATTTGGAATGTCCATATGATTCTGTTCTTTACAGCGTAAATCACCTTGACCTTCCAGCCGAACGACGGGACAATATTACCCATCGAGTCTATATGGGGGGCCATATGCTCTATACCAATCCAGAAGCCCATGCCCAATTAAAAAAGGATTTACATGAATTCTATAAGGATATCCTTGGAGAGTGAAATATATGGTTCTGAAAAAAAATGGTGTGAAGCCCTCTGAAAAAATTAAAATCTATACCTTGGTTGATAACACAGCCGGTTACGGTTTTCAGGGAGAATGGGGGCTTAGTTTTTATATAGAAGCTCAAGGACATAAAATTCTATTTGATACCGGAATGACCTCTCTGGCCTCCGAAAATGCTCGACTAGCAAAAATCGATCTTTCATCGATCGATACTTTGGTTCTGAGTCATGGGCATAATGACCATACAGGAGGTTTAGCTGATTTCTTGAAATATACTGGGGATGTTCCAGTTATTTCTCACCCGGATATTTGGACCAAAAAATATGTCCAAGAAAACCAAAATTCTTTAGATTATATTGGAATTCCGGTTTGTCGAGAAGAATTAGAGAGCAGAGGAGCACAATTTCATCTAACTACAAAAACTTTTGAAATATGTCAATCCATCATAACCACCGGTGAAGTAGAGCTCAACAATCCTTATGAAAAAATTGATGGTGATTTATTGGTGAAAACCGCTGGAGAATTTTATTGTGATCCAATGATGGATGATTTGTCTTTAATTATCCAAACCGATCGAGGTTTAGTGGTTATTACTGGTTGTGCTCATCGGGGAATCGTGAACACACTCCAGCACGCTCAAAAAATTACCGGGGATCAGCGAATTTTATTTGCTATCGGAGGATTCCATCTCTACCAGGCTTCTCAAGAACGGTTGGATTGGACGGTTCAAACCCTGCTTTCTATGGGTATCCAAAAAGTGAGTCCCTGCCATTGTACTGGATTCCATGCCATGGCTCAGATTTATCAAAATATGCCCAAACAGTATCAACCGATTTACGCTGGATCAGTTATTGAATTAGAAACCGGGCTTGGTAACGGGTGAGATCCCCCCCCCTCAATGGGGGATTTCATTTGATGGTATTTTCAGGATAGATCCTCATGCCACTTGTGTGGCACCAGATGAGAATGAAAATACTTACCCAGGAATCGTTTCCCCCTTTAGAAAAGGGGGTTAGGGGGATTTGAGTTTTTGGAAACCAATCGAATCCCAAACCCTCTCCCTTTATCCAAAGGGAGAAGAATAAAAAAGATTAAGCTCAAGAGATTGCCACGTCACTCCGTTCCTCGCAATGACGAATCAGAGTTCCTTCTCCCTTGATGGGAGAAGGTGAGGATGAGGATGAAAACAAAGATTCGACATGCCATGGCATGTCGCTACATTAATCGGGTGCAATAAATTGTGTCCCTCCATTTTATATTCTTTGATAGGGACTTGATTTATCATACCTATGTATTTTCAGGATAAAAAGGAACAATAAATATAAATTATTCAATAAAATATTTAAAATAAACCAGGAAAGGAGGGAAATAAAATGAAATTGAAATGGGCATTTTTGATAGAAGTATTTTTGGTAGTCTTTATGGTTGCTTCTTTTTCCATTCCAGTTTTTTCCTACAACAACGATAACCAAGCCCGAACAATGGAGGGCGGACCCCATCGAGCCATTAATTATTATGCCATTCAGTCATTTTTAAATAATAGAAGAAGCGATTCCATCTTTAACAAGTACGATTTTACCAACGGAAGTGATTTAGCCGGGATCACGGTCATTCAACCTGGTGATTGGAAAGATGACATTCTTGAAGGGGAAAGAGAAGGAAAATGGTATCAATGGGTGGTAGAAGGTGGCTATACCGCCGATGAGCCGGAAAGGTACATGTCACTCCGTCATTTTTATGACCCATTAGGTGTTAATCAAGGAGCAAACTATCTCACCGATCATGTCAATGAATTTATGACGTCAATTATTATGGGAACCAATCCCAAAATAGATGCAAAATGGTGGGGAGCATTGTATTCGCCCTATTCGATTGATGAGGGGAAGGAATTTATGATTTTGGCTTTTTCGTCGGCGAATTTGCCGGTAAAGGAAAAACTGTTCGCAGCTGCTTGGAGGTCATTGGGTGAAACCATGCATTTATTAGCCGATATGACAGTTCCTGCTCATGTTCGTAATGATTCCCATCCTGGCGTTGAATGGACGCA
Protein-coding sequences here:
- a CDS encoding S10 family peptidase, which encodes MIFGACFINKKIWLIFLICGFLIVYFGLRAINPSCMALANPENDTKVTYHTLLINNNEEITYSATVGFIPIIDQKNQTEQARIFYIAYNRQGIENLEKRAVTFAFNGGPGAASMMLHLGALGPRVVEKSADGTRLIAPPFRLVDNPNTLIDITDLVFIDPVGTGYSRVTDGTDPTQFWGVNEDIHCVAQFIQLYLNKNGRSTSPVFIAGESYGGVRGAGLAKVLQDIGVYPSGLIFISPVFDLGTIQWSSLDDRALALTIPTYAAAAWYHKKIDPDYQGDLDLVLREVRAWVEDHYLKALWKGSAMNEEERDKIVEKLSQYTGIAEDFIREKNLRVYEDDFASELLNNAGLALGIYDIRVTFPGDYTDEDDPSYFLIGGPFKSCMANYLKDDLQFESNLSYLSGSAEVYEKWNWESGRPASKYEGTVSLGYPDISDQLSKSMHRSDFLKVFIASGIYDLECPYDSVLYSVNHLDLPAERRDNITHRVYMGGHMLYTNPEAHAQLKKDLHEFYKDILGE
- a CDS encoding MBL fold metallo-hydrolase; translated protein: MVLKKNGVKPSEKIKIYTLVDNTAGYGFQGEWGLSFYIEAQGHKILFDTGMTSLASENARLAKIDLSSIDTLVLSHGHNDHTGGLADFLKYTGDVPVISHPDIWTKKYVQENQNSLDYIGIPVCREELESRGAQFHLTTKTFEICQSIITTGEVELNNPYEKIDGDLLVKTAGEFYCDPMMDDLSLIIQTDRGLVVITGCAHRGIVNTLQHAQKITGDQRILFAIGGFHLYQASQERLDWTVQTLLSMGIQKVSPCHCTGFHAMAQIYQNMPKQYQPIYAGSVIELETGLGNG